The genomic stretch TGCTGTGCGGGTGTCTCGGCCGAGCTCACCCGTACGGCTCGGATCTTGGGGTTGTCCCGTTCGTTGAGCGCGGCGATCTGGTCCTGCTGCAGGGCGAGCAGGGGCGAGATCACCACCGTGGGGCCGGGCAGCAGCACGGCCGGGATCTGGTAGATCGCCGACTTGCCGGCCCCGGTGGGCAGCACGACAAGGGCGTCGCGGCGGCGCAGCACGGCACGCATCGGCTTGAACTGACCAGGGCGCAGGGAAGGCCACCCGAAGTGTTGCCGGGCGACCTTGCGCAGGCGGGGTCCGTAGACGGGAAGCTTCATCGAGCGGCCATTGTGCCCCACGGGTTCGTCAGGCAAACGCTTACGCGATCTTGGGGAGGATCTCGTTGGCGTACAGCTCGAACAGCCCCGCGTAATCGGGCCCGGTGTTGGCCACATAGACCTCGTCGAAGCCGGCCTGGCGGTACTGGTCGATCATCTCGAGGTGGGCCGCCGCGTCGTTGCCGCAGACGAACGCCTCGCGCACCATGTCCTGGGTGACCAGCTGAGCCGCCTGCTCGAAGTGCTTCGGCGAGGGCAGCACCTGGGAGAGCTCACCGGGCACCCCGGCGTTCGGCCATTTCTCGTACGCGATCCGTGCGCCCTCGTCCTCGGTGGCGGCGAAAGCGGCCTTGAACCCGGCTTGCGCGATCTTGGAGCCGCCGCCGTTCTCGCGGAACCGGGACACCAGCTCGCCGTCGGGCATCGTGCTGACGTAGCCGTCGCCGATCCGCGCGGCCACGTCGACCGCCTTGGGGCCGAACCCGGAAATGTAGATCTCGACCGGCTTCTCGGGCAGCGTGTAGATGCGCGCGTTCTCCACGGTGTAGTGCTTGCCGTGGTGCGAGAACATGCCGCCCTGCCACAGACCCCGCATCACCTCGACGGCCTCTTCGAGCATTTCCAGCCGTACGTCCAGCTCCGGCCACGCGTCGCCGAAGATGTGCTCGTTGAGCGCCTCGCCCGTGCCGATGCCGAGCCGGAACCGGCCCCCGGTGAGCACGGCGCTGGTCGCCGCGGCCTGGGCGATCACGGCCGGGTGGATCCGTACGGTCGGGCAGGTCACCGCCGTGGTGATCGGCAGCGACGTCGCCTGGCTGAGCGCCCCGATCATCGACCACACGAACGGGCTGTTGCCCTGCGCGTCGACCCACGGGTGGTAGTGGTCGGAGATCCAGAGGGCGGAGAAGCCGGCCTTCTCGGCGGCGCGGGCCTGGGCCAGGAGGTCGGCGGGACCGTACTCCTCGCAGGAAAGGAAGTATCCGATACGCATATGCGCCGGTGTACCCCTATTTCTTGCCCCCGAACATGCGACGGATCGCCCACAGCAGCAGCAGGAACGCCAGGGCCACGCCGAGCAGGCGGACGGCGTGCACTTCGGACCAGTCGACACCGGACGCGGCGAGCGGGGAGGGGGTCACCAGCGCATGGTATCGGGCGCTTTTACCCAGAGCTAATAGAAAGGTTTGTTGACTGAAACAGGTTCGGGGTGTGAACATGGGTCGGCACAACGGGGGTGCGCTCCGACGAGCGTGCCGATCGTCACCGGAGGTACGGGGGCTTATGCCGAACCATGGCGAATTGCCGGAACTGGCCGCGACGGTGCTGCAGCCGGGATTCGCCGGCACCACCGCGCCCGACTGGGTCCGGCGGTGGCTCGGCGAAGGACTCGGCGGCGTCGCCCTGTTCGCCCGCAACGTCGAGTCGCCCGCGCAGGTCGCGGCTCTGACCGCCCAGCTGCGCGCCGAGCGTCCGGACGTGCTGGTCGCGATCGACGAGGAAGCCGGTGACGTCACCCGGTTCGAGTCGCGGCACGGCAGCTCCCGGCCGGGCAACCTGGCCCTGGGGGCGATCGACGACGTGCTGCTGACCGAGGAGGTCGCCCGCGACCTGGGCGCCGACCTGGCCGACGCGGGCATCACCCTCGACTACGCGCCCGACGCCGACGTCAACAGCAACGCGGCCAACCCCGTGATCGGCGTACGGGCGTTCGGGGCCGAGCCGCAGCTGGTGGCCCGCCACTCCGCCGCCTTCGTCCGCGGCCTGCAGTCGGCCGGCGTCGCCGCCTGTGCCAAGCACTTCCCGGGCCACGGCGACACCAGCGTCGACTCGCACCACGACGTTCCGCTGATCGATCGCGACCGGGCCCAACTGGCCGACTGCGAGCTGGTGCCGTTCCGGGCCGCGATCGAGACCGGCGTCCGGGTGGT from Paractinoplanes brasiliensis encodes the following:
- a CDS encoding TIGR03557 family F420-dependent LLM class oxidoreductase yields the protein MRIGYFLSCEEYGPADLLAQARAAEKAGFSALWISDHYHPWVDAQGNSPFVWSMIGALSQATSLPITTAVTCPTVRIHPAVIAQAAATSAVLTGGRFRLGIGTGEALNEHIFGDAWPELDVRLEMLEEAVEVMRGLWQGGMFSHHGKHYTVENARIYTLPEKPVEIYISGFGPKAVDVAARIGDGYVSTMPDGELVSRFRENGGGSKIAQAGFKAAFAATEDEGARIAYEKWPNAGVPGELSQVLPSPKHFEQAAQLVTQDMVREAFVCGNDAAAHLEMIDQYRQAGFDEVYVANTGPDYAGLFELYANEILPKIA